A single region of the Anoplolepis gracilipes chromosome 1, ASM4749672v1, whole genome shotgun sequence genome encodes:
- the Hecw gene encoding E3 ubiquitin-protein ligase HECW2 isoform X1 encodes MPSETNAMGSISKQEEDTEKSNEQSVTLMTLDSTSQESNVSTKQVDTDLANVNSDKVSTSDHQIRIKNLNSTEDALSSTSSITTNDLLENLCLQDKITETNTSILVKQTEENNDINTTCNNIIENSSQKSIFLGHKNLSRKKCLLAENIPEISNTSELTMCPDNFLDEKAYNHEISHNIIDIEKQDHEPNTGNLCNNNDDNDAVTLNAKHKVIEDTTLLHTCKQLSLEDDDSATNCNSLTNILLKTSSDNAKDSTVDCDINSSTDELTPLPFHMSKKSSNLQNASTSADYNDVIDVKISLNQLENNHNSSLNVENVIDGNESSISSELVCKETAMSQRSTSSCYNDSASTSKPFKLPILEKKTANIQQSEVEENAVALAASSFTEQNQLEVVRCLDLEPRLSNSSEESNSDIESQQASTSHDDIKRRQCRPNGVVTKEGVEYYQLWRSTGGHSSPESLYETLYPMPPPLPPRAAHRPLHRSNALPSGAPELPKRHPQRHPTPFLPEDCFGFEIVDVDEASNLKLRTAVTKSIALLSSPRSHRQRERPESALAQMECPPTPTHRPKSLCPLPVCQTSNVSLSSEEPLPPSWEARIDSHGRVFYIDHINRTTTWQRPNLTTRNIGCDLRRQQLDRRYQSVRRTISRPDNIDREPNSSNGNPFENTERQSDSRTDRSECEPFDITMIPPVLFLTRPDFFTVLHTNADAMELYNRNPSLKHMISRVRRDPIVFPRYEHNRDLVALINFFADANKELPRGYESKLDRTSKRFFICHARKATSFIDPRLPTEAAHARTLLDEAPVPPPRPQQASVTATPDIPVAYNDKVVAFLRQPNIMDILKERHSALGQNIALREKVNTIRVEGTAALQRWGHDVPLALLLSLFEQEIMSYVPGSMGRSPLGSPHASPGLTRASARAPAPYRRDFEAKLRTFYRKLESKGYGQGPGKLKLHIRREHLLEDAFTRIMAASKKDLQKGKLVVIFDHEEGLDYGGPSREFFFHLSRELFNPYYGLFEYSANDTYTVQISPMSAFVDNYHDWFRFSGRVLGLALVHQYLLDAFFTRPFYKALLRIPASLSDLESLDQEFHQSLMWIKEKDISIEPLELTFSVTEELLGRVAERELKPGGRNIAVTEKNKKEYLERVVRWRLERGVAEQTESLVRGFYEVVDPRLVSVFDARELELVIAGAAEIDLNDWRTHTEYRSGYHDAHPVVEWFWSSISRFTNEQRLRLLQFVTGTSSIPYEGFAALRGSTGPRKFCIEKWGRPNSLPRAHTCFNRLDLPPYPTPEILYEKLLLAVEETNTFGIE; translated from the exons atgccaTCTGAAACAAATGCTATGGGCAGTATTTCTAAGCAAGAGGAGGATACTGAGAAATCTAATGAACAATCTGTTACATTAATGACTTTAGATTCTACGAGTCAAGAATCAAACGTATCTACAAAACAAGTAGATACTGATCTAGCCAATGTTAACAGCGACAAAGTATCCACATCAGATCATCAGATCAGAATTAAGAACTTAAACTCAACTGAAGATGCACTTTCGTCTACTAGTTCTATAACAACAAatgatttattagaaaatttatgtcttcaagataaaataacag aaaCTAATACATCAATATTGGTTAAACAAACTGAGgaaaataacgatataaataCTACATGCaacaatataatagaaaactCTAGTCAAAAGTCAATTTTTCTTGGTCATAAAAACTTATCTAGAAAGAAATGCTTATTAGCAGAGAATATTCCTGAAATTTCTAACACTTCAGAATTAACAATGTGCCCTGACAATTTTTTAGATGAAAAAGCTTATAATCATGAGATAAGTCACAATATTATTGACATAGAAAAACAAGATCATGAACCAAATACAGggaatttatgtaataataatgatgataatgATGCTGTAACATTGAATGCTAAACACAAAGTAATAGAAGATACAACACTTTTGCATACTTGCAAACAGTTGTCTCTAGAAGATGATGATTCTGCTACAAATTGTAACAgtcttacaaatatattattaaaaacatctaGCGATAATGCAAAAGACTCCACCGTTGATTGTGACATTAATTCATCAACAGATGAGTTAACACCTCTGCCTTTCCATATGTCtaaaaaatcatcaaattTGCAAAATGCTTCAACCTCGGCAGATTACAATGACGtaattgatgtaaaaatatctttaaatcaaTTAGAGAATAATCATAACAGTTCACTTAATGTTGAAAATGTAATTGATGGAAATGAATCATCCATCTCATCTGAACTTGTTTGTAAAGAAACAGCAATGTCGCAGAGAAGTACTTCCTCGTGTTACAATGACTCTGCAAGCACAAGTAAACCGTTTAAACTGCCAATTTTAGAGAAGAAAACTGCCAATATTCAGCAATCTGAAGTCGAGGAAAATGCAGTGGCGCTTGCGGCGTCATCATTTACTGAACAAAACCAGTTGGAAGTAGTTCGTTGTTTAGACTTGGAACCTCGTTTGTCTAATAGTAGTGAAGAAAGTAACTCAGATATAGAATCTCAGCAAGCAAGTACAAGTCACGACGATATTAAAAGA agaCAATGCAGACCTAATGGGGTTGTAACAAAAGAAGGAGTGGAATATTATCAGTTGTGGCGTAGCACAGGTGGTCACTCGTCTCCTGAATCTTTGTACGAAACTCTGTATCCAATGCCACCTCCGCTTCCACCAAGAGCAGCGCATCGACCATTACATAGAAGTAATGCTTTACCAAGTGGGGCACCAGAATTACCTAAACGACATCCTCAGAGGCATCCTACGCCATTTCTCCCTGAGGATTGTTTTGGATTTGAAATTGTAGACGTTGATGAAGCTTCAAATCTTAAG ttAAGAACAGCAGTTACGAAGAGTATCGCATTATTGAGCTCTCCGAGATCGCACAGACAACGAGAGAGACCAGAATCGGCACTAGCTCAAATGGAGTGTCCGCCTACACCGACGCATCGACCCAAATCTTTGTGTCCGTTGCCTGTATGCCAAACATCGAACGTATCTTTATCATCGGAAGAACCCTTACCTCCAT CATGGGAAGCGAGGATAGATAGCCACGGTCGAGTATTTTACATAGATCATATTAATCGTACTACGACGTGGCAGAGACCAAACTTGACGACACGTAATATCGGCTGTGATCTACGAAGACAACAGTTGGATAGGCGTTATCAGAGTGTACGACGAACTATTTCACGCCCCGATAATATAGATCGCGAACCTAACAGTTCAAACGGCAATCCTTTCGAGAATACCGAACGACAGAGTGATTCTCGTACTGACAGGAGCGAATGCGAACCATTCGACATCACCATGATACCGccagtattatttttaacacggCCCGACTTTTTTACCGTGTTGCACACCAATGCGGACGCTATGGAGCTATACAATCGTAATCCAAGTCTAAAACATATGATCAGCAGAGTTAGAAGAGATCCAATAGTTTTTCCAAGATACGAACACAATAGAGATTTAGTCgccttaattaatttctttgccGATGCAAATAAGGAACTCCCAAGAGGATACGAATCAAAACTCGATAGGACGAGTAAA agattttTCATATGTCACGCTAGAAAAGCTACATCTTTCATCGATCCACGGTTACCTACGGAAGCTGCTCATGCACGTACGTTGTTAGACGAAGCTCCCGTTCCACCGCCTAGACCACAGCAAGCATCTGTAACTGCTACTCCCGACATACCCGTGGCCTACAATGACAAAGTGGTCGCTTTTCTACGTCAGCCTAATATAATGGATATTCTAAAGGAAAGACATTCCGCATTAGGACAGAATATTGCGCTTCGTGAAAAAGTTAATACTATAAGAGTCGAAGGAACCGCAGCGTTACAAAGATGGGGCCACGATGTTCCTTTAGCATTATTGCTAAG tttATTCGAGCAAGAAATAATGTCATATGTACCTGGTAGTATGGGTAGATCTCCACTTGGCAGCCCGCACGCATCACCTGGGCTAACAAGGGCTTCCGCTAGAGCTCCAGCACCATATAGAAGAGACTTTGAAGCAAAGCTTCGAacattttatcgaaaattggAAAGCAAAGGTTACGGGCAAGGACCGGGTAAATTAAA attacaCATTAGGAGGGAACATTTACTCGAAGATGCTTTTACGCGCATAATGGCCGCATCGAAGAAGGATTTGCAGAAAGGTAAATTAGTAGTCATTTTTGATCACGAAGAAGGACTGGATTACGGCGGACCATCCcgagaatttttctttcatttatcgCGCGAGCTATTCAATCCTTATTACGGATTGTTTGAATATTCAGCCAACGATACTTATACTGTGCAAATCTCACCAATGTCAGCTTTTGTGGACAATTATCATGATTGGTTCAGATTTTCTGGCAGAGTTCTGGGTTTAGCATTGGTCCATCAGTATCTGCTCGACGCATTCTTCACGAGGCCATTTTATAAGGCACTCTTAAGGATACCGGCGAGTTTGAGCGATTTAGAAAGTTTAGATCAAGAGTTTCATCAAAGTCTAATGTGGATCAAAGAAAAAGACATCAGTATTGAGCCGTTAGAATTAACCTTTTCAGTAACGGAGGAACTTTTGGGACGAGTTGCCGAACGCGAATTGAAACCAGGTGGAAGAAATATCGCGGTCACTgaaaagaataagaaggaGTATCTCGAAAGAGTGGTACGTTGGCGTCTTGAACGTGGCGTTGCGGAACAAACGGAATCACTGGTTCGTGGATTTTACGAAGTGGTGGATCCACGTTTAGTATCCGTTTTCGATGCTCGTGAATTGGAGCTGGTTATCGCGGGTGCTGCTGAAATCGATCTTAACGATTGGCGAACGCATACCGAATATAGGAGCGGTTATCATGATGCGCACCCAGTAGTGGAATGGTTCTGGAGCAGCATTAGCCGATTCACCAACGAACAACGTTTAAGATTATTGCAATTTGTCACTGGAACTTCGAGTATACCTTATGAAGGATTTGCAGCCTTGCGCGGATCCACAGGACCGAGGAAATTCTGCATTGAAAAGTGGGGCAGGCCAAACAGTTTACCTAG gGCTCATACATGTTTTAATCGCTTGGATCTTCCACCTTATCCTACGCCCGAGATTTTATACGAAAAGCTGCTGTTGGCTGTGGAGGAGACAAATACGTTTGGTATAGAATAA
- the Hecw gene encoding E3 ubiquitin-protein ligase HECW2 isoform X2, whose protein sequence is MPSETNAMGSISKQEEDTEKSNEQSVTLMTLDSTSQESNVSTKQVDTDLANVNSDKVSTSDHQIRIKNLNSTEDALSSTSSITTNDLLENLCLQDKITETNTSILVKQTEENNDINTTCNNIIENSSQKSIFLGHKNLSRKKCLLAENIPEISNTSELTMCPDNFLDEKAYNHEISHNIIDIEKQDHEPNTGNLCNNNDDNDAVTLNAKHKVIEDTTLLHTCKQLSLEDDDSATNCNSLTNILLKTSSDNAKDSTVDCDINSSTDELTPLPFHMSKKSSNLQNASTSADYNDVIDVKISLNQLENNHNSSLNVENVIDGNESSISSELVCKETAMSQRSTSSCYNDSASTSKPFKLPILEKKTANIQQSEVEENAVALAASSFTEQNQLEVVRCLDLEPRLSNSSEESNSDIESQQASTSHDDIKRRQCRPNGVVTKEGVEYYQLWRSTGGHSSPESLYETLYPMPPPLPPRAAHRPLHRSNALPSGAPELPKRHPQRHPTPFLPEDCFGFEIVDVDEASNLKLRTAVTKSIALLSSPRSHRQRERPESALAQMECPPTPTHRPKSLCPLPVCQTSNVSLSSEEPLPPSWEARIDSHGRVFYIDHINRTTTWQRPNLTTRNIGCDLRRQQLDRRYQSVRRTISRPDNIDREPNSSNGNPFENTERQSDSRTDRSECEPFDITMIPPVLFLTRPDFFTVLHTNADAMELYNRNPSLKHMISRVRRDPIVFPRYEHNRDLVALINFFADANKELPRGYESKLDRTSKRFFICHARKATSFIDPRLPTEAAHARTLLDEAPVPPPRPQQASVTATPDIPVAYNDKVVAFLRQPNIMDILKERHSALGQNIALREKVNTIRVEGTAALQRWGHDVPLALLLSLFEQEIMSYVPGSMGRSPLGSPHASPGLTRASARAPAPYRRDFEAKLRTFYRKLESKGYGQGPGKLKLHIRREHLLEDAFTRIMAASKKDLQKGKLVVIFDHEEGLDYGGPSREFFFHLSRELFNPYYGLFEYSANDTYTVQISPMSAFVDNYHDWFRFSGRVLGLALVHQYLLDAFFTRPFYKALLRIPASLSDLESLDQEFHQSLMWIKEKDISIEPLELTFSVTEELLGRVAERELKPGGRNIAVTEKNKKEYLERVVRWRLERGVAEQTESLVRGFYEVVDPRLVSVFDARELELVIAGAAEIDLNDWRTHTEYRSGYHDAHPVVEWFWSSISRFTNEQRLRLLQFVTGTSSIPYEGFAALRGSTGPRKFCIEKWGRPNSLPR, encoded by the exons atgccaTCTGAAACAAATGCTATGGGCAGTATTTCTAAGCAAGAGGAGGATACTGAGAAATCTAATGAACAATCTGTTACATTAATGACTTTAGATTCTACGAGTCAAGAATCAAACGTATCTACAAAACAAGTAGATACTGATCTAGCCAATGTTAACAGCGACAAAGTATCCACATCAGATCATCAGATCAGAATTAAGAACTTAAACTCAACTGAAGATGCACTTTCGTCTACTAGTTCTATAACAACAAatgatttattagaaaatttatgtcttcaagataaaataacag aaaCTAATACATCAATATTGGTTAAACAAACTGAGgaaaataacgatataaataCTACATGCaacaatataatagaaaactCTAGTCAAAAGTCAATTTTTCTTGGTCATAAAAACTTATCTAGAAAGAAATGCTTATTAGCAGAGAATATTCCTGAAATTTCTAACACTTCAGAATTAACAATGTGCCCTGACAATTTTTTAGATGAAAAAGCTTATAATCATGAGATAAGTCACAATATTATTGACATAGAAAAACAAGATCATGAACCAAATACAGggaatttatgtaataataatgatgataatgATGCTGTAACATTGAATGCTAAACACAAAGTAATAGAAGATACAACACTTTTGCATACTTGCAAACAGTTGTCTCTAGAAGATGATGATTCTGCTACAAATTGTAACAgtcttacaaatatattattaaaaacatctaGCGATAATGCAAAAGACTCCACCGTTGATTGTGACATTAATTCATCAACAGATGAGTTAACACCTCTGCCTTTCCATATGTCtaaaaaatcatcaaattTGCAAAATGCTTCAACCTCGGCAGATTACAATGACGtaattgatgtaaaaatatctttaaatcaaTTAGAGAATAATCATAACAGTTCACTTAATGTTGAAAATGTAATTGATGGAAATGAATCATCCATCTCATCTGAACTTGTTTGTAAAGAAACAGCAATGTCGCAGAGAAGTACTTCCTCGTGTTACAATGACTCTGCAAGCACAAGTAAACCGTTTAAACTGCCAATTTTAGAGAAGAAAACTGCCAATATTCAGCAATCTGAAGTCGAGGAAAATGCAGTGGCGCTTGCGGCGTCATCATTTACTGAACAAAACCAGTTGGAAGTAGTTCGTTGTTTAGACTTGGAACCTCGTTTGTCTAATAGTAGTGAAGAAAGTAACTCAGATATAGAATCTCAGCAAGCAAGTACAAGTCACGACGATATTAAAAGA agaCAATGCAGACCTAATGGGGTTGTAACAAAAGAAGGAGTGGAATATTATCAGTTGTGGCGTAGCACAGGTGGTCACTCGTCTCCTGAATCTTTGTACGAAACTCTGTATCCAATGCCACCTCCGCTTCCACCAAGAGCAGCGCATCGACCATTACATAGAAGTAATGCTTTACCAAGTGGGGCACCAGAATTACCTAAACGACATCCTCAGAGGCATCCTACGCCATTTCTCCCTGAGGATTGTTTTGGATTTGAAATTGTAGACGTTGATGAAGCTTCAAATCTTAAG ttAAGAACAGCAGTTACGAAGAGTATCGCATTATTGAGCTCTCCGAGATCGCACAGACAACGAGAGAGACCAGAATCGGCACTAGCTCAAATGGAGTGTCCGCCTACACCGACGCATCGACCCAAATCTTTGTGTCCGTTGCCTGTATGCCAAACATCGAACGTATCTTTATCATCGGAAGAACCCTTACCTCCAT CATGGGAAGCGAGGATAGATAGCCACGGTCGAGTATTTTACATAGATCATATTAATCGTACTACGACGTGGCAGAGACCAAACTTGACGACACGTAATATCGGCTGTGATCTACGAAGACAACAGTTGGATAGGCGTTATCAGAGTGTACGACGAACTATTTCACGCCCCGATAATATAGATCGCGAACCTAACAGTTCAAACGGCAATCCTTTCGAGAATACCGAACGACAGAGTGATTCTCGTACTGACAGGAGCGAATGCGAACCATTCGACATCACCATGATACCGccagtattatttttaacacggCCCGACTTTTTTACCGTGTTGCACACCAATGCGGACGCTATGGAGCTATACAATCGTAATCCAAGTCTAAAACATATGATCAGCAGAGTTAGAAGAGATCCAATAGTTTTTCCAAGATACGAACACAATAGAGATTTAGTCgccttaattaatttctttgccGATGCAAATAAGGAACTCCCAAGAGGATACGAATCAAAACTCGATAGGACGAGTAAA agattttTCATATGTCACGCTAGAAAAGCTACATCTTTCATCGATCCACGGTTACCTACGGAAGCTGCTCATGCACGTACGTTGTTAGACGAAGCTCCCGTTCCACCGCCTAGACCACAGCAAGCATCTGTAACTGCTACTCCCGACATACCCGTGGCCTACAATGACAAAGTGGTCGCTTTTCTACGTCAGCCTAATATAATGGATATTCTAAAGGAAAGACATTCCGCATTAGGACAGAATATTGCGCTTCGTGAAAAAGTTAATACTATAAGAGTCGAAGGAACCGCAGCGTTACAAAGATGGGGCCACGATGTTCCTTTAGCATTATTGCTAAG tttATTCGAGCAAGAAATAATGTCATATGTACCTGGTAGTATGGGTAGATCTCCACTTGGCAGCCCGCACGCATCACCTGGGCTAACAAGGGCTTCCGCTAGAGCTCCAGCACCATATAGAAGAGACTTTGAAGCAAAGCTTCGAacattttatcgaaaattggAAAGCAAAGGTTACGGGCAAGGACCGGGTAAATTAAA attacaCATTAGGAGGGAACATTTACTCGAAGATGCTTTTACGCGCATAATGGCCGCATCGAAGAAGGATTTGCAGAAAGGTAAATTAGTAGTCATTTTTGATCACGAAGAAGGACTGGATTACGGCGGACCATCCcgagaatttttctttcatttatcgCGCGAGCTATTCAATCCTTATTACGGATTGTTTGAATATTCAGCCAACGATACTTATACTGTGCAAATCTCACCAATGTCAGCTTTTGTGGACAATTATCATGATTGGTTCAGATTTTCTGGCAGAGTTCTGGGTTTAGCATTGGTCCATCAGTATCTGCTCGACGCATTCTTCACGAGGCCATTTTATAAGGCACTCTTAAGGATACCGGCGAGTTTGAGCGATTTAGAAAGTTTAGATCAAGAGTTTCATCAAAGTCTAATGTGGATCAAAGAAAAAGACATCAGTATTGAGCCGTTAGAATTAACCTTTTCAGTAACGGAGGAACTTTTGGGACGAGTTGCCGAACGCGAATTGAAACCAGGTGGAAGAAATATCGCGGTCACTgaaaagaataagaaggaGTATCTCGAAAGAGTGGTACGTTGGCGTCTTGAACGTGGCGTTGCGGAACAAACGGAATCACTGGTTCGTGGATTTTACGAAGTGGTGGATCCACGTTTAGTATCCGTTTTCGATGCTCGTGAATTGGAGCTGGTTATCGCGGGTGCTGCTGAAATCGATCTTAACGATTGGCGAACGCATACCGAATATAGGAGCGGTTATCATGATGCGCACCCAGTAGTGGAATGGTTCTGGAGCAGCATTAGCCGATTCACCAACGAACAACGTTTAAGATTATTGCAATTTGTCACTGGAACTTCGAGTATACCTTATGAAGGATTTGCAGCCTTGCGCGGATCCACAGGACCGAGGAAATTCTGCATTGAAAAGTGGGGCAGGCCAAACAGTTTACCTAGGTAA